In Oncorhynchus keta strain PuntledgeMale-10-30-2019 unplaced genomic scaffold, Oket_V2 Un_contig_5214_pilon_pilon, whole genome shotgun sequence, the following proteins share a genomic window:
- the LOC118382317 gene encoding serine/arginine repetitive matrix protein 2-like isoform X15, translating to MPDAPSGRSSALEAVRSTLCPAHRSLLQRILRLAHQQHRLSLAYRDAHRRLVPPPDPLCGHLVAKQQDDTSSPPSFTDCWSRSGPTDWKTPGGPGCCCWLPPVCFCLQSLRCLSCQSLSLGHITTGVRSPSSLCSFTSSSSRSSSALCPNPSVCPVASVCCSNPQPCASCCSEHTYLAPVRHTDPGGGGGSECPVLKRERSPSPPPLSPIPSDMDGKEEDKPPSLLQQEGEKEEEAGCGGEVGEDREQQDLVERFSDKLKAIRPQEKDPPLSSALANHNLEKDPHLTTSANQHIAESQADAHLSEIITTVLNTGGGSDYSLNDMLHHHDNNESHPPRTRSRRRQEALAAMATLPDQSSTRRQTVLIKRELARLNQSLGRRLSLGKNKSRSATPFSTCSSPEPTPVTAEIDRITEEEGETGRVKEGETGRVKEGETGRVKEGETGRVKEGETGRVKEGETGRVKEGERGRVKEEETGRVKEGETGRVKEEETGRVKEGETGRVKEGETGRVKEGETGRVNEGETGRVKEGETGRVKEGETGRVKEGETGRVKEGETGRVKEGETGRVKEGERGRVKEGETGRVNEGETGRVKEGVTEKVTAEEAGPVRVTKDRVGMKEEMEKPPVLSSTQQSPPQEDQHKPESWNITCQDSSRSDLPEKRREEESPGSTSSGLPERSREEEEESPGSTSSGLPEKSREEEEETAGSSKDSSRVSARNSPSHPCRTRRGSRSQPGCSSQVVVGRSSDAGRSRRSIVPPQRFSSYVTEPRMMYSAACFSERIFSAQRTPKDRQPLNAPNTNRTDSPSSATDTAEGLGEAREEELPLASSPEDVSQERRGGRGCRSTARGQSSDRESQRRGQVIPVTAASSEQQSPPKQRSQNRADVRLRAAKPFGRLRSSHSAQQSQPASPQTASRPEVPTEQPQYISPIKLMFVSAVVGEEGVRYTLKAAAPGSNWHGQETFDPCEESSWAGSPEKTPEKTRSPPKTRSPLQTRSPLKTRSPLQTRSPPQTRSPPLTRSPPQTRSPLQTRSPPKNTISSSPKLCGTTRGGEGGSPPKRSPGSQNGDGSPPFRETTPTKRRPGRPKKLGPQLEKRAKRPIGRPPKQRGVEPSCDSRQGGQDRSSGVPLGCSTGEEGNKERDPANRNLKITVVYGRSHRTKRTVSEEAACLQATEQLMDLNFVRPVKEKRFAPHASSNIIKCQKLQCTAAMRRPGRPAKVKISGISVTVTTTSPGKRKIHMNRDTARKSPEKLWQRKALLPEPQPSKEPRKISSTPTSEDATLMQIERTTESEDGARERQTQTPPVLAVRHSVRVRKPSVYLLHSVATSTSRSLSHSTALLRRSRQLLINRASSKGSHRKRKEEGREDTPGQEELLSGREERRSEGRGGVLCEDLSQVAGVSVDSIFPASSSEALRWWPVSSDQDSLNQELARRIRLISQSWVAAAATHTTRTGTIMSAKQRLDDDSLSSWKPEVGSAVRLLFDRRCSVERLASWFMQTTETQSLGIVKKTSSRNPYELLHYPRNASRESIFPSPQTMRLRKHIKKFAKAVPKSPAQLRLVQERLRRGRELNARRRLFTARPASGGLRLRAPWKVRALGTYRTTLLRVREKFLTWTLRAKQPNRLIWRRSQVEEGNSPHQVWPSAQPREELTRSPHHHCLPASSETSHPCSPDRLTGLTKQQRLSSKAWSPERLKECCVFLKKINSPDTESTVEKEWDVCTVNLDDTYCPDETRQEERSGEDDKAVKTERRKRRVPWKESSGSPQEVMVQEHNQVRAGNRRGKQKHSGKSTSQSPTPPPAKATSQSPTPTPAKATSQSPTPPPAKATSQSPTPPPAKATSQSPAPTPAKATSQSPTPPPAKATSQSPTPPPTKVMRKSRGRGLTGPRWRDFILGT from the exons ATGCCCGATGCCCCAAGTGGGAGGAGCTCTGCTCTGGAAGCGGTACGCTCCACGTTATGCCCCGCCCATCGCTCTCTGCTCCAGCGAATCTTGAGGCTCGCCCACCAGCAGCACCGTCTATCATTGGCCTACAGGGACGCCCATCGCCGCCTCGTCCCGCCCCCAGACCCTCTCTGCGGCCACCTGGTGGCCAAACAACAGGACGACacgtcctctcctccttccttcactGACTGTTGGAGCCGTAGTGGTCCGACTGACTGGAAGACACCAGGTGGTCCAGGCTGTTGCTGCTGGCTGCCTCCTGTGTGTTTCTGCCTCCAGAGCCTCCGCTGCCTGTCCTGCCAGAGCCTGTCCCTGGGACACATCACCACTGGGGTTCGCTCCCCTTCTTCTCTGTGCTCTTTCACGTCCTCCTCTTCTCGTTCATCCTCCGCTCTGTGCCCTAATCCCTCAGTGTGTCCCGTGGCCTCTGTCTGTTGCTCCAACCCCCAGCCCTGCGCCTCCTGCTGCTCAGAACACACCTACCTGGCcccggtcagacacacagacccgggaggtggaggaggaagcgAGTGCCCTGTCCTCAAGAGAGAGCgatccccctctccaccccctctctcccccataccCTCAGACATGGACGGTAAGGAGGAAGACAAGCCTCCCTCTCTTCTGCAGCAGGAGGGGGAAAAAGAGGAGGAGGCTGGGTGTGGTGGGGAGGTGGGTGAGGACAGGGAGCAGCAGGACCTGGTGGAGCGTTTCAGTGACAAACTAAAGGCAATCAGACCCCAGGAGAAGGATCCTCCACTCAGCTCTGCCTTAGCCAATCACAACCTCGAGAAGGATCCCCACCTGACGACCTCGGCCAATCAGCACATTGCAGAGTCCCAGGCCGACGCCCACCTGAGTGAGATCATCACCACCGTTCTGAACACGGGTGGCGGCAGCGACTACAGCCTAAACGACATGTTGCATCACCATGACAACAACGAGAGCCATCCACCTCGGACGCGTTCCCGGCGGCGACAGGAGGCCCTGGCTGCCATGGCGACTTTGCCCGACCAGTCGTCCACCCGGCGCCAGACCGTGCTAATCAAACGGGAGCTGGCCAGGCTGAACCAATCGCTGGGCAGGAGGCTATCGCTAGGGAAGAACAAGAGCCGCAGTGCCACGCCCTTTTCTACCTGCTCCTCACCTGAACCAACCCCTGTTACAGCAGAGATAGACAGaatcacagaggaggagggagagactggtagagtgaaggagggagagaccggtagagtgaaggagggagagaccggtagagtgaaggagggagagaccggtagagtgaaggagggagagaccggtagagtgaaggagggagagaccggtagagtgaaggagggagagagaggtagagtgaaggaggaagagaccggtagagtgaaggagggagagaccggtagagtgaaggaggaagagaccggtagagtgaaggagggagagaccggtagagtgaaggagggagagaccggtagagtgaaggagggagagaccggtagagtgaacgagggagagACCGgtagagtgaaggagggagagaccggtagagtgaaggagggagagaccggtagagtgaaggagggagagaccggtagagtgaaggagggagagaccggtagagtgaaggagggagagaccggtagagtgaaggagggagagagaggtagagtgaagGAGGGTGAGAccggtagagtgaacgagggagagACCGGTAGAGTGAAGGAGGGTGTGACAGAGAAGGTGACAGCAGAGGAGGCAGGTCCAGTTAGAGTCACGAAGGATAGAGTCGGcatgaaggaggagatggagaaacccccagtcctctcctctacacaACAGAGTCCCCCGCAGGAGGACCAACACAAACCAGAGAGCTGGAACATCACCTGTCAGGACAGCAGTAGGAGTGACCTCcctgagaagaggagagaggaggagtcacCAGGAAGTACCAGCAGTGGTCTTcctgagaggagtagagaggaagaggaggagtcacCAG GTAGTACCAGCAGTGGTCTTCCTGAGAagagtagagaggaagaggaggagacagcaggcagcagcaAGGACAGTAGCAGAGTGTCAGCCAGGAATAGCCCATCCCACCCCTGCAGAACCAGGAGAGGCAGCAGGTCCCAGCCAGGCTGCAGCAGccaggtggtggtggggaggagcAGCGATGCTGGGAGGTCCAGGAGGAGCATCGTCCCTCCCCAGCGGTTCTCCTCCTACGTCACAGAGCCCAGGATGATGTATTCTGCTGCCTGTTTCTCAGAGAGGATCTTCTCCGCCCAGAGGACGCCAAAGGATCGGCAACCACTCAATGCCCCCAACACCAATCGCACAGACTCCCCGTCCTCGGCCACAGACACGGCTGAGGGGTTGGGCGAAGCAAGAGAAGAGGAATTACCGCTGGCATCCAGTCCGGAGGATGTcagtcaggagaggaggggaggcagaggcTGTAGATCAACAGCAAGAGGTCAGAGTTCAGACCGTGAGTCACAGAGACGAGGTCAGGTGATTCCCGTCACTGCAGCTTCCTCTGAGCAGCAGAGTCCCCCTAAACAGCGCTCCCAGAACAGGGCAGACGTTAGGCTCAGAGCAGCCAAACCTTTCGGGCGCTTACGCTCGTCCCACTCCGCCCAACAGTCCCAACCAGCGAGCCCTCAGACAGCCTCCAGGCCAGAGGTCCCCACAGAGCAGCCTCAGTACATCAGCCCCATCAAGCTGATGTTTGTGTCTGCAGTAGTGGGCGAGGAGGGGGTGAGGTACACCCTGAAGGCGGCTGCACCAGGATCCAACTGGCATGGACAGGAGACCTTTGACCCCTGTGAGGAGTCATCGTGGGCTGGAAGTCCAGAGAAGACCCCAGAGAAGACCAGGAGTCCACCGAAGACCAGGAGTCCCCTCCAGACCAGGAGTCCACTGAAGACCAGGAGTCCCCTCCAGACCAGGAGTCCACCCCAGACCAGGAGTCCACCCCTGACCAGGAGTCCACCCCAGACCAGGAGTCCCCTTCAGACCAGGAGTCCACCCAAGAACACCATATCGTCATCACCAAAGCTGTGTGGAAcgacgagaggaggagaggggggtagcCCGCCAAAACGGTCCCCTGGGTCCCAGAACGGAGATGGCTCGCCTCCTTTTCGTGAAACCACCCCCACAAAGAGACGTCCGGGACGTCCCAAGAAACTGGGCCCCCAGCTGGAGAAGAGGGCCAAGAGGCCGATCGGCCGCCCGCCCAAGCAAAGGGGTGTAGAGCCGAGCTGTGACTCCAGGCAGGGTGGTCAGGACCGGTCCAGTGGAGTTCCCTTAGGCTGCAGCACCGGGGAGGAGGGCAACAAGGAGAGAGACCCAGCCAACAGGAACCTGAAGATCACCGTGGTGTACGGACGCTCCCACAGGACCAAGAGGACAGTGTCGGAGGAGGCTGCTTGTCTCCAGGCTACAGAGCAGCTGATGGATCTGAACTTCGTCAGACCGGTGAAGGAGAAGAGGTTCGCTCCCCACGCCAGCAGCAACATTATCAAGTGCCAGAAGCTGCAGTGTACCGCGGCCATGCGTCGTCCAGGGAGACCCGCCAAGGTCAAGATCTCCGGAATCTCTGTTACCGTCACCACCACGTCGCCGGGGAAACGCAAGATCCACATGAACCGGGACACAGCCAGGAAATCTCCGGAGAAGCTCTGGCAGCGGAAAGCCCTCCTTCCTGAACCCCAGCCTTCCAAAGAGCCCAGGAAAATCAGCAGCACGCCGACTAGCGAAGACGCCACTCTGATGCAGATAGAGAGAACGACAGAGTCCgaggatggagcgagggagcgaCAGACCCAGACTCCTCCTGTGTTGGCGGTGCGTCACTCTGTGAGGGTGAGGAAGCCTTCAGTGTACCTGCTTCACTCTGTAGCCACCTCCACCTCTAGGTCCCTGAGCCACAGTACCGCCCTGCTGCGCCGATCCAGACAGCTACTGATCAACAGGGCCAGCAGCAAGGGCAGCCATCgcaagaggaaggaggagggaagagaggacacTCCAGGGCAGGAGGAGCTGCTATccgggagggaggagaggaggagcgagggaagaggaggagtgttGTGTGAGGACTTAAGCCAGGTAGCGGGGGTTTCGGTAGACTCCATTTTCCCAGCCAGCTCCAGCGAGGCGTTGAGGTGGTGGCCCGTCTCCTCCGACCAGGACAGCCTGAACCAAGAGCTGGCTCGCAGGATCCGCCTCATATCCCAAAGCTGGGTCGCTGCCGCTGCCACCCACACCACCAGGACGGGGACGATCATGTCCGCCAAGCAGAGACTCGACGACGACTCTTTGTCCTCCTGGAAGCCAGAGGTTGGGTCGGCAGTGCGGCTGCTGTTTGACCGGCGCTGCAGCGTGGAGAGGCTGGCCTCCTGGTTCATGCAGACCACTGAGACTCAGTCTCTGGGCATTGTGAAGAAGACCAGCTCCAGAAACCCCTATGAGCTCCTGCACTACCCCCGGAACGCCAGCAGGGAGAGCATCTTTCCCAGCCCACAGACCATGCGACTACGCAAACACATCAAGAAGTTTGCCAAAGCTGTGCCGAAGAGCCCCGCCCAGCTCCGTCTGGTCCAGGAACGGCTCCGACGTGGAAGAGAGCTGAATGCCAGGCGGCGTCTGTTCACTGCGAGGCCGGCGTCTGGCGGGCTGCGTCTCAGAGCTCCTTGGAAGGTCAGGGCCCTCGGGACATACAGAACCACTCTGCTCAGAGTCAGAGAAAAGTTCCTCACCTGGACCCTCAGAGCCAAGCAGCCCAACAGGCTGATCTGGAGGAGAAGCCAGGTGGAGGAAGGCAACTCACCTCACCAGGTCTGGCCTTCTGCTCAGCCCAGGGAAGAGCTCACCAGGTCTCCACATCACCACTGTCTACCTGCCTCCTCAGAGACCAGTCATCCCTGCAGCCCCGACCGGCTGACAGGCCTCACCAAACAGCAGCGTCTCAGCTCTAAAGCCTGGAGTCCAGAGAGACTGAAGGAGTGTTGCGTGTTCCTCAAGAAGATCAACTCCCCCGACACAGAGTCCACCGTTGAGAAGGAGTGGGATGTCTGCACCGTCAATCTAGATGACACATACTGCCCCGACGAgaccagacaggaggagaggagcggagaggacgACAAAGCTGTgaaaacagagagaaggaagaggagagttcCCTGGAAGGAGTCTAGCGGCTCGCCGCAGGAGGTGATGGTTCAGGAGCACAACCAGGTCCGAGCCGGGAACAGGAGAGGCAAACAGAAACATTCAGGGAAGTCCACGAGCCAGTCACCGACCCCGCCGCCAGCGAAAGCCACGAGCCAATCCCCGACCCCGACGCCAGCGAAAGCCACGAGCCAATCCCCGACCCCGCCGCCAGCGAAAGCCACGAGCCAATCCCCGACCCCGCCGCCAGCGAAAGCCACGAGCCAATCACCGGCCCCGACGCCAGCGAAAGCCACGAGCCAATCACCGACCCCGCCGCCAGCGAAAGCCACGAGCCAATCACCGACCCCGCCGCCAACGAAAGTCATGAGAAAATCGCGTGGGAGGGGCCTGACCGGGCCGCGGTGGCGTGACTTCATACTGG GAACCTGA
- the LOC118382317 gene encoding serine/arginine repetitive matrix protein 2-like isoform X19 has product MPDAPSGRSSALEAVRSTLCPAHRSLLQRILRLAHQQHRLSLAYRDAHRRLVPPPDPLCGHLVAKQQDDTSSPPSFTDCWSRSGPTDWKTPGGPGCCCWLPPVCFCLQSLRCLSCQSLSLGHITTGVRSPSSLCSFTSSSSRSSSALCPNPSVCPVASVCCSNPQPCASCCSEHTYLAPVRHTDPGGGGGSECPVLKRERSPSPPPLSPIPSDMDGKEEDKPPSLLQQEGEKEEEAGCGGEVGEDREQQDLVERFSDKLKAIRPQEKDPPLSSALANHNLEKDPHLTTSANQHIAESQADAHLSEIITTVLNTGGGSDYSLNDMLHHHDNNESHPPRTRSRRRQEALAAMATLPDQSSTRRQTVLIKRELARLNQSLGRRLSLGKNKSRSATPFSTCSSPEPTPVTAEIDRITEEEGETGRVKEGETGRVKEGETGRVKEGETGRVKEGETGRVKEGETGRVKEGETGRVNEGETGRVKEGVTEKVTAEEAGPVRVTKDRVGMKEEMEKPPVLSSTQQSPPQEDQHKPESWNITCQDSSRSDLPEKRREEESPGSTSSGLPERSREEEEESPGSTSSGLPERSREEESPGSTSSTCDHGSGLPERSREEEEESPGSTSSGLPERSRVEEEESPGSTSSGLPEKSREEEEETAGSSKDSSRVSARNSPSHPCRTRRGSRSQPGCSSQVVVGRSSDAGRSRRSIVPPQRFSSYVTEPRMMYSAACFSERIFSAQRTPKDRQPLNAPNTNRTDSPSSATDTAEGLGEAREEELPLASSPEDVSQERRGGRGCRSTARGQSSDRESQRRGQVIPVTAASSEQQSPPKQRSQNRADVRLRAAKPFGRLRSSHSAQQSQPASPQTASRPEVPTEQPQYISPIKLMFVSAVVGEEGVRYTLKAAAPGSNWHGQETFDPCEESSWAGSPEKTPEKTRSPPKTRSPLQTRSPLKTRSPLQTRSPPQTRSPPLTRSPPQTRSPLQTRSPPKNTISSSPKLCGTTRGGEGGSPPKRSPGSQNGDGSPPFRETTPTKRRPGRPKKLGPQLEKRAKRPIGRPPKQRGVEPSCDSRQGGQDRSSGVPLGCSTGEEGNKERDPANRNLKITVVYGRSHRTKRTVSEEAACLQATEQLMDLNFVRPVKEKRFAPHASSNIIKCQKLQCTAAMRRPGRPAKVKISGISVTVTTTSPGKRKIHMNRDTARKSPEKLWQRKALLPEPQPSKEPRKISSTPTSEDATLMQIERTTESEDGARERQTQTPPVLAVRHSVRVRKPSVYLLHSVATSTSRSLSHSTALLRRSRQLLINRASSKGSHRKRKEEGREDTPGQEELLSGREERRSEGRGGVLCEDLSQVAGVSVDSIFPASSSEALRWWPVSSDQDSLNQELARRIRLISQSWVAAAATHTTRTGTIMSAKQRLDDDSLSSWKPEVGSAVRLLFDRRCSVERLASWFMQTTETQSLGIVKKTSSRNPYELLHYPRNASRESIFPSPQTMRLRKHIKKFAKAVPKSPAQLRLVQERLRRGRELNARRRLFTARPASGGLRLRAPWKVRALGTYRTTLLRVREKFLTWTLRAKQPNRLIWRRSQVEEGNSPHQVWPSAQPREELTRSPHHHCLPASSETSHPCSPDRLTGLTKQQRLSSKAWSPERLKECCVFLKKINSPDTESTVEKEWDVCTVNLDDTYCPDETRQEERSGEDDKAVKTERRKRRVPWKESSGSPQEVMVQEHNQVRAGNRRGKQKHSGKSTSQSPTPPPAKATSQSPTPTPAKATSQSPTPPPAKATSQSPTPPPAKATSQSPAPTPAKATSQSPTPPPAKATSQSPTPPPTKVMRKSRGRGLTGPRWRDFILGT; this is encoded by the exons ATGCCCGATGCCCCAAGTGGGAGGAGCTCTGCTCTGGAAGCGGTACGCTCCACGTTATGCCCCGCCCATCGCTCTCTGCTCCAGCGAATCTTGAGGCTCGCCCACCAGCAGCACCGTCTATCATTGGCCTACAGGGACGCCCATCGCCGCCTCGTCCCGCCCCCAGACCCTCTCTGCGGCCACCTGGTGGCCAAACAACAGGACGACacgtcctctcctccttccttcactGACTGTTGGAGCCGTAGTGGTCCGACTGACTGGAAGACACCAGGTGGTCCAGGCTGTTGCTGCTGGCTGCCTCCTGTGTGTTTCTGCCTCCAGAGCCTCCGCTGCCTGTCCTGCCAGAGCCTGTCCCTGGGACACATCACCACTGGGGTTCGCTCCCCTTCTTCTCTGTGCTCTTTCACGTCCTCCTCTTCTCGTTCATCCTCCGCTCTGTGCCCTAATCCCTCAGTGTGTCCCGTGGCCTCTGTCTGTTGCTCCAACCCCCAGCCCTGCGCCTCCTGCTGCTCAGAACACACCTACCTGGCcccggtcagacacacagacccgggaggtggaggaggaagcgAGTGCCCTGTCCTCAAGAGAGAGCgatccccctctccaccccctctctcccccataccCTCAGACATGGACGGTAAGGAGGAAGACAAGCCTCCCTCTCTTCTGCAGCAGGAGGGGGAAAAAGAGGAGGAGGCTGGGTGTGGTGGGGAGGTGGGTGAGGACAGGGAGCAGCAGGACCTGGTGGAGCGTTTCAGTGACAAACTAAAGGCAATCAGACCCCAGGAGAAGGATCCTCCACTCAGCTCTGCCTTAGCCAATCACAACCTCGAGAAGGATCCCCACCTGACGACCTCGGCCAATCAGCACATTGCAGAGTCCCAGGCCGACGCCCACCTGAGTGAGATCATCACCACCGTTCTGAACACGGGTGGCGGCAGCGACTACAGCCTAAACGACATGTTGCATCACCATGACAACAACGAGAGCCATCCACCTCGGACGCGTTCCCGGCGGCGACAGGAGGCCCTGGCTGCCATGGCGACTTTGCCCGACCAGTCGTCCACCCGGCGCCAGACCGTGCTAATCAAACGGGAGCTGGCCAGGCTGAACCAATCGCTGGGCAGGAGGCTATCGCTAGGGAAGAACAAGAGCCGCAGTGCCACGCCCTTTTCTACCTGCTCCTCACCTGAACCAACCCCTGTTACAGCAGAGATAGACAGaatcacagaggaggagggagagactggtagagtgaaggagggagagaccggtagagtgaaggagggagagaccggtagagtgaaggagggagagaccggtagagtgaaggagggagagaccggtagagtgaaggagggagagaccg gtagagtgaagGAGGGTGAGAccggtagagtgaacgagggagagACCGGTAGAGTGAAGGAGGGTGTGACAGAGAAGGTGACAGCAGAGGAGGCAGGTCCAGTTAGAGTCACGAAGGATAGAGTCGGcatgaaggaggagatggagaaacccccagtcctctcctctacacaACAGAGTCCCCCGCAGGAGGACCAACACAAACCAGAGAGCTGGAACATCACCTGTCAGGACAGCAGTAGGAGTGACCTCcctgagaagaggagagaggaggagtcacCAGGAAGTACCAGCAGTGGTCTTcctgagaggagtagagaggaagaggaggagtcacCAGGTAGTACCAGCAGTGGTCTTcctgagaggagtagagaggaggagtcaCCAGGTAGTACCAGCAGCACCTGTGACCATGGCAGTGGTCTTcctgagaggagtagagaggaagaggaggagtcacCAGGTAGTACCAGCAGTGGTCTTCCTGAGAGGAGTAGAGTGGAAGAGGAGGAGTCACCAGGTAGTACCAGCAGTGGTCTTCCTGAGAagagtagagaggaagaggaggagacagcaggcagcagcaAGGACAGTAGCAGAGTGTCAGCCAGGAATAGCCCATCCCACCCCTGCAGAACCAGGAGAGGCAGCAGGTCCCAGCCAGGCTGCAGCAGccaggtggtggtggggaggagcAGCGATGCTGGGAGGTCCAGGAGGAGCATCGTCCCTCCCCAGCGGTTCTCCTCCTACGTCACAGAGCCCAGGATGATGTATTCTGCTGCCTGTTTCTCAGAGAGGATCTTCTCCGCCCAGAGGACGCCAAAGGATCGGCAACCACTCAATGCCCCCAACACCAATCGCACAGACTCCCCGTCCTCGGCCACAGACACGGCTGAGGGGTTGGGCGAAGCAAGAGAAGAGGAATTACCGCTGGCATCCAGTCCGGAGGATGTcagtcaggagaggaggggaggcagaggcTGTAGATCAACAGCAAGAGGTCAGAGTTCAGACCGTGAGTCACAGAGACGAGGTCAGGTGATTCCCGTCACTGCAGCTTCCTCTGAGCAGCAGAGTCCCCCTAAACAGCGCTCCCAGAACAGGGCAGACGTTAGGCTCAGAGCAGCCAAACCTTTCGGGCGCTTACGCTCGTCCCACTCCGCCCAACAGTCCCAACCAGCGAGCCCTCAGACAGCCTCCAGGCCAGAGGTCCCCACAGAGCAGCCTCAGTACATCAGCCCCATCAAGCTGATGTTTGTGTCTGCAGTAGTGGGCGAGGAGGGGGTGAGGTACACCCTGAAGGCGGCTGCACCAGGATCCAACTGGCATGGACAGGAGACCTTTGACCCCTGTGAGGAGTCATCGTGGGCTGGAAGTCCAGAGAAGACCCCAGAGAAGACCAGGAGTCCACCGAAGACCAGGAGTCCCCTCCAGACCAGGAGTCCACTGAAGACCAGGAGTCCCCTCCAGACCAGGAGTCCACCCCAGACCAGGAGTCCACCCCTGACCAGGAGTCCACCCCAGACCAGGAGTCCCCTTCAGACCAGGAGTCCACCCAAGAACACCATATCGTCATCACCAAAGCTGTGTGGAAcgacgagaggaggagaggggggtagcCCGCCAAAACGGTCCCCTGGGTCCCAGAACGGAGATGGCTCGCCTCCTTTTCGTGAAACCACCCCCACAAAGAGACGTCCGGGACGTCCCAAGAAACTGGGCCCCCAGCTGGAGAAGAGGGCCAAGAGGCCGATCGGCCGCCCGCCCAAGCAAAGGGGTGTAGAGCCGAGCTGTGACTCCAGGCAGGGTGGTCAGGACCGGTCCAGTGGAGTTCCCTTAGGCTGCAGCACCGGGGAGGAGGGCAACAAGGAGAGAGACCCAGCCAACAGGAACCTGAAGATCACCGTGGTGTACGGACGCTCCCACAGGACCAAGAGGACAGTGTCGGAGGAGGCTGCTTGTCTCCAGGCTACAGAGCAGCTGATGGATCTGAACTTCGTCAGACCGGTGAAGGAGAAGAGGTTCGCTCCCCACGCCAGCAGCAACATTATCAAGTGCCAGAAGCTGCAGTGTACCGCGGCCATGCGTCGTCCAGGGAGACCCGCCAAGGTCAAGATCTCCGGAATCTCTGTTACCGTCACCACCACGTCGCCGGGGAAACGCAAGATCCACATGAACCGGGACACAGCCAGGAAATCTCCGGAGAAGCTCTGGCAGCGGAAAGCCCTCCTTCCTGAACCCCAGCCTTCCAAAGAGCCCAGGAAAATCAGCAGCACGCCGACTAGCGAAGACGCCACTCTGATGCAGATAGAGAGAACGACAGAGTCCgaggatggagcgagggagcgaCAGACCCAGACTCCTCCTGTGTTGGCGGTGCGTCACTCTGTGAGGGTGAGGAAGCCTTCAGTGTACCTGCTTCACTCTGTAGCCACCTCCACCTCTAGGTCCCTGAGCCACAGTACCGCCCTGCTGCGCCGATCCAGACAGCTACTGATCAACAGGGCCAGCAGCAAGGGCAGCCATCgcaagaggaaggaggagggaagagaggacacTCCAGGGCAGGAGGAGCTGCTATccgggagggaggagaggaggagcgagggaagaggaggagtgttGTGTGAGGACTTAAGCCAGGTAGCGGGGGTTTCGGTAGACTCCATTTTCCCAGCCAGCTCCAGCGAGGCGTTGAGGTGGTGGCCCGTCTCCTCCGACCAGGACAGCCTGAACCAAGAGCTGGCTCGCAGGATCCGCCTCATATCCCAAAGCTGGGTCGCTGCCGCTGCCACCCACACCACCAGGACGGGGACGATCATGTCCGCCAAGCAGAGACTCGACGACGACTCTTTGTCCTCCTGGAAGCCAGAGGTTGGGTCGGCAGTGCGGCTGCTGTTTGACCGGCGCTGCAGCGTGGAGAGGCTGGCCTCCTGGTTCATGCAGACCACTGAGACTCAGTCTCTGGGCATTGTGAAGAAGACCAGCTCCAGAAACCCCTATGAGCTCCTGCACTACCCCCGGAACGCCAGCAGGGAGAGCATCTTTCCCAGCCCACAGACCATGCGACTACGCAAACACATCAAGAAGTTTGCCAAAGCTGTGCCGAAGAGCCCCGCCCAGCTCCGTCTGGTCCAGGAACGGCTCCGACGTGGAAGAGAGCTGAATGCCAGGCGGCGTCTGTTCACTGCGAGGCCGGCGTCTGGCGGGCTGCGTCTCAGAGCTCCTTGGAAGGTCAGGGCCCTCGGGACATACAGAACCACTCTGCTCAGAGTCAGAGAAAAGTTCCTCACCTGGACCCTCAGAGCCAAGCAGCCCAACAGGCTGATCTGGAGGAGAAGCCAGGTGGAGGAAGGCAACTCACCTCACCAGGTCTGGCCTTCTGCTCAGCCCAGGGAAGAGCTCACCAGGTCTCCACATCACCACTGTCTACCTGCCTCCTCAGAGACCAGTCATCCCTGCAGCCCCGACCGGCTGACAGGCCTCACCAAACAGCAGCGTCTCAGCTCTAAAGCCTGGAGTCCAGAGAGACTGAAGGAGTGTTGCGTGTTCCTCAAGAAGATCAACTCCCCCGACACAGAGTCCACCGTTGAGAAGGAGTGGGATGTCTGCACCGTCAATCTAGATGACACATACTGCCCCGACGAgaccagacaggaggagaggagcggagaggacgACAAAGCTGTgaaaacagagagaaggaagaggagagttcCCTGGAAGGAGTCTAGCGGCTCGCCGCAGGAGGTGATGGTTCAGGAGCACAACCAGGTCCGAGCCGGGAACAGGAGAGGCAAACAGAAACATTCAGGGAAGTCCACGAGCCAGTCACCGACCCCGCCGCCAGCGAAAGCCACGAGCCAATCCCCGACCCCGACGCCAGCGAAAGCCACGAGCCAATCCCCGACCCCGCCGCCAGCGAAAGCCACGAGCCAATCCCCGACCCCGCCGCCAGCGAAAGCCACGAGCCAATCACCGGCCCCGACGCCAGCGAAAGCCACGAGCCAATCACCGACCCCGCCGCCAGCGAAAGCCACGAGCCAATCACCGACCCCGCCGCCAACGAAAGTCATGAGAAAATCGCGTGGGAGGGGCCTGACCGGGCCGCGGTGGCGTGACTTCATACTGG GAACCTGA